From the Kribbella sp. CA-293567 genome, the window GAGCCGGCGCTTGTCGGCCTCCATCGTGAGCTCGGCGGCGGCCGGGTCCACCTCGGTGATCTCCCGGCCGGCCGTCGCATCGGCCGCGGCACGGACCAGGTCGGCGATCCGGACCGTCTCCCGGGTGCCCTGGTCACCGCCGTCGTCGCGGGAGATCTCCAGCAGGTCGATCACCAGCCGGCGGAACCGTTCGAGATCGTCGCCGAGCAGTTCCACCGGCTCCCGCACACTCCCGGGCAGCTCGGCGCGATGGTTCTGGATCAGCTGCATCGAGTTCATCATCGTCATCAGCGGGGTGCGCAGCTCATGACTGATGTCACCCGCGAACCGCGCGTCGGCGGCCACCCGTTTCTCCAGCGCTCCCGCGGTCTGGTTGAACGATCGCGCCAGTCCGCCGAGGTCCGGATCGTTCTCCGCCTCCAGCCGCGCGTCCAGCCGGCCCCGCGCGACCGCCGCCGCGACCTGGGTCAGCTCCGCCAGCGGCCGCAACGCCACGGTGCTCGCCAGGCGGCCCACGGCCAGCCCCAGCAACGCCGTCACGATCGCCGCCAGGACCAGCGTGAACTTCAGCGTTCGCAGCGCGTTGTCGAGCCGGCTCATCGGGTGCAGCTCGAAGAACACCTCCCCCGGGCTGCCCATCGCCACCCCGACCGCGAGCACCGGCTCCCCCGCGATCTCGAGCCGCCGATGCACCTCGATCCCACTGCGCGCGGTGCGCATCATGTCGTCCGGCACGCTGGCCGGGTCCACCACGGAGGTGCCGGTGTACCACCGCCCGTTGTAGCGCAGCAGCATCGAGGCGGAGTCGTTGGTCGGCAGCGCGCTGACCAGATCGGCCACCTTCGCCGGCGCCACCGCGACGGAGGTCGAGCACTCGATGTCGGCGCGGCGGATCGGCGTACAGGCCGGGGTCAGGCCGTAGAGCCCGTAGTGCAGGGTCGCCGCGTTGTCGGAGGTCTCCACGATCGCCGACGCGGTCCGCTGGTCGGTGAGGTAGTTGGAGACCACGGTCCAGGTGACCACGGCCAGTACGCCGGACAGCAGCAGCGCGAGCAGCCCGTAGGCCAGCATCACCCGGTCGCGCAGACCGAACCTTCGCCGCAAGGTCAGCTCACCAGTCGATAGCCGAGACCCCGGGCGGTGACGAGGTACTGCGGATTGGCCGGGTCGCGCTCGATCTTCAGCCGCAGCCGGCGGATGTGCACGTCGACGATCCGGCTGTCCCCGAAGTACCCGTAGCCCCAGACCTTGGAGAGCAGGTGCTCGCGGCTGCACACCTTGCCCTGCAGGTAGGCCAGTTCGACCAGCAGCTTGAACTCGGTCCGGGTCAGCGGCAACACCGCGCCGTCGCGCACCACCTCGGCCGCCGGGACGTCGATCGCCAGTTCGCCGACCACGAACTGCTCCAGCACCGGCGTACCGTTCGGCTCGACCCGGCGCAGCAACGCCCGGATGCGGGCCGACAGTTCCTTGGCCACCAGTGGTTTCGTGACGTAGTCGTCGGCGCCGGCCTCGAGCCCGGTGACGACGTCGTGACTGCCGGTCCGCGCGGTCACCATGATCACCGGGACGTCGCTGGTGCGGCGGATCTCCCGGCAGACGGCGAACCCGTCCCGGTCGGGCAGCATGATGTCGAGCAGGACGATGTCGGGAGGCTCCCGCCGGAGCGCGGTCAGGGCGTCCTGCCCGTTCGCCGCCTCGGAGATCTGATAGCCCTCGTCCTCCAGGGCAAGCCGCAGGACCCGCCGGATCCGCGGTTCGTCGTCGACCAACAACAAGCTGTGTGCCACCTCCTCAGTGTGGCTCGCCGAAGGCCTGCTCACACGTGACCCCGGTCATGCCTTGGTCACCAGCCGGTCCCACTGCCTGACATAGTTGCCTCCAAGCTGGCTCGGGAGGCTGTTGTGACGATCGCGGTGTACGGCGCGGGTGGGATCGGCTGCTATGTCGGTGGGCGGCTGGCCGCGGCCGGCGCGGACGTCGTCTTCGTCGGCCGGCCGCGGCTCGCCGGGGAGCTGGCGGAGCACGGGTTGCGGCTGACCGACTACCGCGGCGCAGACCTCGTCGTACCGGCTGAGGAGATTCGCTACGCGACCACGCCCGCAGCGGCCGGTGAGGCTGATCTCGTGCTCGTCACGGTCAAGTCCGCCGGTACTGCGGCGGCCGCCGGCGAACTGGCGTCGGTGCTGAAGCCCGGCGCCACGGTGGTCAGCTTCCAGAACGGCATCCGCAACGGCGAGGTGCTGCAGGAGCGGTTGCCGGCCCACACCGTGCTGACCGGCATGGTTCCGTTCAACGTGCTCAACCGGGGCGCGGGCGCCTTCCACCAAGGGACGGAAGGCGCGCTCGACGTCCAGCGGCATCCCTCGTTGCGGCCCTACGAGGCTGCTTTCACCGCCGCCGGTCTGCCTCTCACGCAGCACGACGAGATCCTGCCGGTGCAGTGGGCGAAGCTGCTGCTCAACTTGAACAACGCGGTCAACGCGCTCTCCGACCTGCCGTTGCGGGACGAGCTGGCTCAGCGCGACTACCGCCGTTGCCTGGCCGCCGCGCAGGCCGAGACACTCGAGCTCCTGCAAGCCGCCGGCATCACCCCGGCCCAGCTGACCGCTCTGCCGGCGCACCGCCTGCCCGCGGTACTGCGCCTGCCGGACTTCCTCTTCAAGCGCCTCGCGGCCAGGATGCTCGCCATCGATCCGCTGGCGCGGAGCTCGATGTGGGAAGACCTGCGGGCCGGTCGCCGGACCGAGATCGACTACCTCAACGGCGAGGTCGTCCGGCTGGCCGAATCCCTCGGCCGGACCGCTCCGGTGAACGCCCAGCTGATCGAGCTGATCCGCGCGGCCGAAGCCGGCCGGTCCGTCGCCGTCCCCGGGTCTACCCTTCTGCGGGCCCTCCGGTCAGCGGCAGCGGCGCCTGCAAGCTGACGCTGGTCATGCCGTAGGTGAAGCCGAGGTGCTCGTTGAGGCGGCGCATCGCCTCGTTGCCGCGCTGGGTCCAGGTGTAGATCTCGGTGATGCCGTGGTCGGCCGCCCACGCCATACTGGTGCGTTTGAGCGTGGCGGCGACCGACTTGCCGCGCCAATCCCGGCGTACGGCGGTGTAGGCGACCTCGGCGCGCTCCGGCTGGTCGGTGTCGAGCAGGAGCCCGGCAACGCCGATCACCTGGTCGCCGGCCACCGCGACGAACATCGCCGCCGGATCGTTGATCCATCCCGTGGCCCACTCCTCAGCCGTCACCTTGAGCGGACTCGGCACGTCCAGGTCGGGCAGGGTCGGCAGCGCGACCTGGTGGTACGCGGCCTCCCAGAGCTCCGGACGGTCGGCGACCGAGACGATCTCGTACTCCGCCGAAGGTGCCGGCGCCGGCTCGGCACTGATCCGGCGTACCTGCTCGACCTGCCGGTTCGTTTCCACGAAGCCGAACCGCTCGGCGAACAACCCTGATTCCTCGTCGTCGACCCCGGCACCCGCCAGGTCGTAGCCATGGGCAACAGCATGGTCGGCGAGCGCGAACAGCAAGGCCGTCCCGACCCCTCTGCGGCGCGCCTCGGGGCGAACCCGCGGCGCCAGCGACGCCCGTTTGCCGTCGTCCGAACGAACCGCCAGGCCGCTGCCGACGACCTCACCGTCGAGCTCCGCCAGCAGCATCAGCCGGTCCGGACGCTCGAACTCGCGCATCTCGGCGACACTCGGGCAGCGCTCGTAGGGCAGTACGGCGATCCGTACGGCGCGCCAGGCCTCGTAGTCCGCGTCGGTGATCGCCGTCCGGATGGTCATGGTCATGCGTTCAGCTTGCCGCAGCCGACAGAAATCGGCGCGGCATTTTTCACGAACCGGCAGCAGTGCCGAGACGTGCTGCCTCCGGCAGGCGGCCGGGATCCGCCACCGGCCAGTCCAGCGCGTGGTTGCCGAGCTCGCTGAGTTCAGCCAACTGCAGGACGCACCACGGCGACAACTCCGGCCGGGACGCGAGGTCGCTCCACTCCACCCACTCGTACGCCGCGACCTCGGCGGGGTCGGGCTCCGGCTCCCCGCTGCAACCGACGCGGAACACCGGACACAACTCGTTCTCGACCACGCCGCTGGGCATCTCCGCGCGATAGCGGAACGCCGGCAGCATCAGCTCGACCGTGTCGGCCACCAGACCGAGCTCGTCGGCCAGCCGTCGGCGTACGGCGGACTCGAGCGACTCCCCCGGCAGCGGGTGCCCGCAACAACTGTTGGTCCAGACGCCCGGCCAGGTGCGCTTGCTGAAAGCCCGCTGGGTCAGCAGCACCCGCCCGTGCCGGTCGAAGACGTAACTGGAGAACGCGAGATGCAGCGGCGTCGCCGTGTGATGCACCGTCGCCTTGTCCTCGGTGCCGATCGCGCGACCGTCCTCGTCGACCAGAACCACCATCTCCGTCTGCACCCGTCGAGCCTAACAACCCGGTTCCCGCCCGGCCTGCCGACTGTTAGCCTGAACGGGTGATCAAGCGACTCGCGCAGTATCGACCGGCTCTGGGACGAGCCGGCCTGCCGCTGTAGTTCGCTTCACCCCAGAGCCTCCGAGGCAGGAACCGTCACGGTTCCTGCCTCTTTCCGTTGCCGGAGGTGCTGATCAGGGGTGCCTCCGGCGTTCTCGCCGAG encodes:
- a CDS encoding response regulator transcription factor, which translates into the protein MAHSLLLVDDEPRIRRVLRLALEDEGYQISEAANGQDALTALRREPPDIVLLDIMLPDRDGFAVCREIRRTSDVPVIMVTARTGSHDVVTGLEAGADDYVTKPLVAKELSARIRALLRRVEPNGTPVLEQFVVGELAIDVPAAEVVRDGAVLPLTRTEFKLLVELAYLQGKVCSREHLLSKVWGYGYFGDSRIVDVHIRRLRLKIERDPANPQYLVTARGLGYRLVS
- a CDS encoding sensor histidine kinase, which codes for MRRRFGLRDRVMLAYGLLALLLSGVLAVVTWTVVSNYLTDQRTASAIVETSDNAATLHYGLYGLTPACTPIRRADIECSTSVAVAPAKVADLVSALPTNDSASMLLRYNGRWYTGTSVVDPASVPDDMMRTARSGIEVHRRLEIAGEPVLAVGVAMGSPGEVFFELHPMSRLDNALRTLKFTLVLAAIVTALLGLAVGRLASTVALRPLAELTQVAAAVARGRLDARLEAENDPDLGGLARSFNQTAGALEKRVAADARFAGDISHELRTPLMTMMNSMQLIQNHRAELPGSVREPVELLGDDLERFRRLVIDLLEISRDDGGDQGTRETVRIADLVRAAADATAGREITEVDPAAAELTMEADKRRLERVIANLVDNAEQHAGGCKGVSVKAGGPGVIIYVDDSGPGIPEADRERIFERFGRGDAQPDSRTDAQRGGIGLGLAIVARHVEWHHGSIQVKTRPEGGARFVIELPATAPEQ
- a CDS encoding 2-dehydropantoate 2-reductase — translated: MTIAVYGAGGIGCYVGGRLAAAGADVVFVGRPRLAGELAEHGLRLTDYRGADLVVPAEEIRYATTPAAAGEADLVLVTVKSAGTAAAAGELASVLKPGATVVSFQNGIRNGEVLQERLPAHTVLTGMVPFNVLNRGAGAFHQGTEGALDVQRHPSLRPYEAAFTAAGLPLTQHDEILPVQWAKLLLNLNNAVNALSDLPLRDELAQRDYRRCLAAAQAETLELLQAAGITPAQLTALPAHRLPAVLRLPDFLFKRLAARMLAIDPLARSSMWEDLRAGRRTEIDYLNGEVVRLAESLGRTAPVNAQLIELIRAAEAGRSVAVPGSTLLRALRSAAAAPAS
- a CDS encoding GNAT family N-acetyltransferase is translated as MTMTIRTAITDADYEAWRAVRIAVLPYERCPSVAEMREFERPDRLMLLAELDGEVVGSGLAVRSDDGKRASLAPRVRPEARRRGVGTALLFALADHAVAHGYDLAGAGVDDEESGLFAERFGFVETNRQVEQVRRISAEPAPAPSAEYEIVSVADRPELWEAAYHQVALPTLPDLDVPSPLKVTAEEWATGWINDPAAMFVAVAGDQVIGVAGLLLDTDQPERAEVAYTAVRRDWRGKSVAATLKRTSMAWAADHGITEIYTWTQRGNEAMRRLNEHLGFTYGMTSVSLQAPLPLTGGPAEG
- the idi gene encoding isopentenyl-diphosphate Delta-isomerase translates to MVVLVDEDGRAIGTEDKATVHHTATPLHLAFSSYVFDRHGRVLLTQRAFSKRTWPGVWTNSCCGHPLPGESLESAVRRRLADELGLVADTVELMLPAFRYRAEMPSGVVENELCPVFRVGCSGEPEPDPAEVAAYEWVEWSDLASRPELSPWCVLQLAELSELGNHALDWPVADPGRLPEAARLGTAAGS